The nucleotide window CTTTAAGAATCGAGTCAAATACTCTGCTGTCAAGTCAACCATTATTGAAGTTTCTTGGTCATTGTCAGGATATTGAACTTTTCGAATAGAATCAATTTTTGCGAACAAGTCTGTTCGAAGGTCTTGTTGCTCAAGTTTCAAGAAGTCGCTTATAGTCCCTGAACATTTGCTTGATTCGATTTGCTCAATTTCATTATTTGCGTTTTCAGTTTCTTCAACTTCAACTGTTGAATCAGTTAAAGACTGTGATTCGGATTCAATGGTTTCAGACACTTTTCCATTGTTGCTTGAATTACTACAACCAATTAATAGCAGGACAGTCAAAATGTATGTCAGTGTCTTCATTTTTTAATGTGTGGCAACGGTTTGTATAAAGTTACCTGCGTGTGCAAGCCCTAAGTTAGCAACAAACCAGAAGCGGAAAAATCTGAATGGATTTTTCCAAATAGGCAATGGCCCAGCAATTAATTTTATACCGTGTTGGCAAACGTTTTTATTTTCTTATTAGATTCACTCTGGATTTAATAATGAATTAAGTTTGTCTTCCAAATCATTTAAGTTCTTATCTTTTTTATCAGCACCCCGATAACGGTCAATAATAATGCCCTTTTCATCAATTAGGATGTATGCTGGAATAGGCTGAACATAATATGATTTCGAAATAGATCCTTTAATACCTACATTCTCCATTCCCTCATAAATATGGTGCCAATCTAAGTTTTCATTTTTTACTTGCTCTTTCCAACTAGTTTTGTCCTTGTCAAATGAAACACTGATAATTTCCAAACCCTTGCTGTGGTAGTCATCAAAAATCCTTTTAACCTCAGGTATTTCTTTTTTACATGGAACACACCAAGAAGCTCCGAAGTCTAACAGTACCATTTTCCCTTTAAATTGTTCTAAGTTAATCGGATTACCTTCTATATCTTCATAAGAAAAGGATGGTGCTACATCCCCAGAATTAACGATGTGCAAATCTAATTGCTCCTTAATCTGTAATCCATAGGAGGATTCCTTAATAGTTTGGTCGAGCGTCGAATATAAATTTGACAAGGAGTCCTTAGAAAGAGTTTTTCTATAAAAATCAACAGTATATCCGCTTAAATAAGAATGGGGATGATCTATTGCATACTTAAGCCAAGTATTCTTAATCTGATCCAACCTCTTTTCCCACTGTTTATTTAACTGCTCTATTTCAGTTTTAAGGCTATCACTTGGATTTAGATTGTTTTTTTCAATTAATGGCTGTCGCTTATTTCGAATTATATGGATCTCATCATAATATGGATTTACCATATTATCCAATTGTATTTTTTCCAACTGCGAATCTGAACCCACTATTTTAGCATTTGGAAAATCGCCTTCCTTCAAATCCAATTCTATTTCTCCTGGGTCTAAGAAAAACAGCAGTCTGTTAGGGTCTTCCATATATCTCCCAGTTAGATTACTCATAACTGTGACCAATTGGGGATTAATAAGTGATCCTTTCGTCGTAAAAGAATTATCTACAACTGGTATTGTATCAACAACATAGGCATTAGAGGTGTCCTGGTAAACAAGAACCAAATATTCGGTGTTTGAACCATTTATTGTTCCTTTTAGACGAAAACCTTTTTCATTTGATTTAGATTGCTTACAGGAAATCAAATTAATCAAACCAAGTAGAATTATCGTATAATATTTATTTTTCATTTCAAGGTATTTTATATAACTACAGAGTGCTAACAAATGTTTGCCAACGTGATTGTGTAAGGAACGTTGCGTGTTTGAGTGCGAGGATTTTCCGAAGGAAAATCAGAAGCTAGCAAACAAAGCAACGACCAAACGGCTTAACTAAAATAAGCAATGTTTTTTACACGGTGTTGTACAACGTTTTTTTATTATTAAATTTCACTCAATATAAATCCACCAATTATAAAAATCAGAGTTGTCAAAATAAATGGTCTATTACTTTTATAAATATTTGAAATTAAATTCCAGCAATAGAAATAGATGAAAATCGGAACCATAAAACCCAAGTAAGGAAAATCATTTTCGATTGAAATTTCGATTCCGCCAATAAACCAAATCATTCTGGTTAAGAAAATCAGCGTTCCAAACAAAATCCATAATGAGTTAGCTTGGGCATATCTCAATTTTAAGTTTTTCCTTTTTATTCTCGCAAATGGTTTGCTCATCCAAAGATATGTTGTAAAACAAAAGGCGAAAGCAAAGGAAGTAAATCCAATTAAAGTTAAATAGTAAAATGAAAATTCATAATTAAGGATTCTGCTCCAACTTGATTCGGCCATAACATTTCCAAAGTCAGATATTTTAGAAACTAGTCGAAACAAGCTATTAAAAGTTAAGCTAAATCCAAATCCTATTAAAATTCCACTGTAAAATTGAAGTTTACCAATTTCGTTAATTGTAAAGTCAGGTTTGAGGTTTTTCAATTCTGTGTAAACTTTGTTTTAAATGTTGTACAACGGTTTGTGTATGGCTCGTTGCGGAAAATCAGCTATGATTTTCCGCCGTAACCGAAAGATAGTAAATTGCAATGAATTCCGATTAGGAATTCAGCCGCAATGAGCTATACACGTTGTTACCACACGTTTTTTATTCCAATTCATAATTTAAATCAAACTATTCAGTCGGTATTTTTTCAAATTTACATTTGTCACATTTTACTATACTATCAGGTGCAGGTTTGTCCAAATAAATTTCGTTGTATAATGGTTTTATTGCACTATATTTTACAAAAAACTTTTTTCCGATGTAAGGTTTCCAATCAGAGTCAGATTTTCCAGAAAAATTATCATCCATAAAATGGCTTACTTCTCTAATTTTTTCTCCGTCATAAAATTCATAAGTCCATGATGGTGAAACTTTCGCACCTCTCTTATAGTCAATTATTTTTCCAACTGTATAATAAGTTTTAAGTTCGGTCAATTTTTCATTTCGGTCAGAAACTCCCCAAATCAGATAAATTCCGAATAAGATAATTATTCCGATTGGAATATATTTTCCGATTTTTGGTTTAGTCATCGTCTCATGCCGTTTTTCTCAAATGTGTGGTAACAATTGGATAACACCACCGGTGGTGTTATTTTTTATTTGTCAATACTACAAATCTAAAGGATTTCTGATCATTTCAAAGCTGGAAGTGGCAACATGGGTATAAATTTCCGTAGTTTTCGATGAACTGTGTCCCAATAGCATTTGGATATACCGAAGATCCGTTCCACTTTCCAATAGGTGTGTAGCAAAACTGTGCCGCAGCATATGTGGAGTGACATGAATCAAGATACCAGCTTTATTGGCGGCACGAGAAACAATTTTCTGGACACTGTTAGGGCTGTACCTTTGGTTGTTAGGGCCTTCAAAAAGATACTTTTTTGGTTTCCATTGGCGGTAGTAATCCCTTAGGTCATTTAAGACCTTTTCACTCAAAATAGTATACCTGTCCTTGTTTCCCTTTGCATCCCTGATATGTACCAACATCCTCTTACTCTCTATGTCAATAATCTCCAAGTTAAGGAGCTCGCTCCTCCTTAGCCCACTACTGTAAAGGAGCGACACGATACATCGGTGCTTCAGGTTATTTGTACAGTCAATGATCTGTAAGACCTCTCCCCTTGAGAGGACCTTTGGCAACCGCTTTCTTTTTCTTGGCCTCTCGATGGCATAGAACCTGTAGGGCATGTCCTGAACGGTCTCATAATAGAACTTGATGCTATTTATCGCAAGATTGATATAACTGTCGCTCTGCTGCTCGGCAATCATATGGTCTATGTAGGAACGTACATCACGTTCATCCAGATCGTCAATTTCCCTATCTGGAAAATGGTTGATGAACCTCTCAAAACAATTGATGTAGCTGCGTGCCGTATTGTTGGAATATTTCTTAAGCCTTAGTTTATCCTTAAATTCCTTAGGACAAGACCTTTGTCTCCTATCTGATCTGGCTTCATGCCATGAAAGGTCTAATGGATCATCAAGTCCCCTTGATCTCGATTGCCCAAAAAACATGTTGCCATCAACCCAAGCTATGCCTTTGAAGGTCCTGAAGATGATATCGAGGTTAGACTTGTTGTTGGGAAGATGGAACATGCCAAGATCCTCGTTACATGCCACATCTGGAAGTGAATTCACCAAGGCCTGAACCCTCCTATCATACCTGAATTTAAGGCCAATGTGCTTTTGGCCGTTAATGAGAATATGTGAGAGCGAGATATGGTTGTTGAAAGCCATAGTTGAATTTGTAGGATAAATTTATACTTTCTTCCATCAAAGAGAGGAGATTAAATACTTGTAGTCGTTTGTTGTCGTTTGTAAACGTTTGTTGTCGGATAAACGTATATTGCAACTGATGTTTTCCCAATTTATCTAATATCCAATTTAATATTAAATGTTCTACAGCCGCTTCAAACCTACAGAGACCTACCTCAGGAAAATTAATTCCATAAAGACCATAGAAAACTTGAACACCAATTCAAAGCTTGTCACCTTTCTGGTGGACTGCTATTTTGAGAACCTGAGACTCAAAAAAGAGATCCACCGACTAAAACAGCAGCAGGCCACACTAAAAAAGGCCGCCTAATGGCAGCCTTCCTTGGGACACAACGTCACTATAAACGAAACAAGTAATTTATTTAACTGGGGCCGCTCTGCGAGAAGGCTATAAAGAGTGAGATCTGTCCTTGTGTATAGGGATCGATCTGTCCTGAGAAGGCATAACCACCACCATTCTGGTCATACTGTGATTCGGATCTTTGGTAATCCAGATCCGCAAGTACGATCTTGTCCCCATTATTGGGACGTAGGTTTTCAAGTTTGTTACCATTTGCAATTAGGCCCTCGTAGATCAGGTAATCAAATACATCATTCTGGTGGGCCTCGATACGCACCCAAAACTTCTCCTTTGGTGGCAAGGGTGAATAAAGGGTCGTCTGGAAGTCCATTATCAGGTAATTAGGGTTCTCCACAACCACATTTGGCACGTCCTGAATGTTGGACAGGTGGATGATAAAGCCTTCATACTGCTCCCCCTCTACTTTTGTACTCAGTACCTTGTCAAAGTGTTGGTAGGATTGAGAAGGGAGCATATCAAAGGAGACGCCGTTGGAGATCACCCTCACGGTTTTATTGAATCGACCAAAGTACACGGCATATTTGTTTGGCTCGTGCAACTGTTTGGTATCTTTCAAATATTTGAATTCGATGAAGTTGATATTGGCTTCACCATAAAGTTCTTTGAGATAGCCCTCGGCTACACAGTTTGGGATAGTTACCATAATCAAGTATTTAGTTTTGTTCCGAAGAAATAGGCGATTACCCTCGCCCCTGTCACAGTGTACAGGAAATCGGTAGCCCTCTGGATCTCGGATGTATTTTCAGTCGGGAATTCCATAAAGAAGGGAAACAGCGACACACCGATCGTACAGAAGATCAGAAAGGCAGTCATGTAATACAAAAACCGTTTAGAGAAACGATCGTTCTGCTTGAGTGCCTCTATCTGCATTTTTCTAGCATCCTGAAGGTCGTCTATTTCTTGTTTGAAACGCTCGGCAATCAGGGTCTGGACCTTGAGTTCAAATTCACGCTGCTTGGCCTTATCGCCCTTGAAGAGTTCAAAGAGCCTGTCGTAGATCTCGGGATCCGAGAAGATCCCCTTAAGGATGTTTAGAATTCTGTTCATTTCGTTTTCGTTTGATATCGATCCTCAGCGAGGTGATCTTAAGGCAGACATAGAAAAGGGTTACAAAACCGATCCCCAACTGGATGGTATCGGTCACCATGCCAATGGAGAAGTGCTTGAACACCTCAATGCCGAAGACACCAAGTATGGCATTGGTGCATACCTTGACCATATGCAGGGATTCGGACCTTATCATGTCAATTTCCATACACCCAATGCCAAAAGAAGCAACAGCCAACTCAGGCTATCCTTTTTTTTTTCGACTATGACCACATCCTCGTTCTGCAATCCATCGGTGATGGAAACGGATCCACCAGTCTTGGGATCCTGATAGCTCTGGATGAACATATGGGATTCAAAGAGCACTTTTTCTGCCTTTCTCCTTCTCACTAGACCTGCAAGCACATTGCCGCCTGACCTAACAAAGTCCTCGAAGCGTTCGGCTGCACCGTTATAGTCCAACTTGTTGAGCTTATGCAATAAGGTTGAACCATAGTAGGGATTGGAACCATACTTTTTGTCGGCAAAGTTGTGTGAGCCTATGTTATAGACCAAGGACACAAGGGCATCAAACATATTCTGGGTGATGGGTGCGGTAACGGCCGAGCGGACCGTTACTTCCGCAAATTCCATATCCTGTCTGAGGTAGGCCTCGGCAGTCGATTTGGTGATCTTCTGGCCGACATAGACATCCCTAGTATGGCCATAGCCAATGGTCAGCTTGCCGATGATATGGTCGCCTTTCTGTAGGTCTTTGTTTGGGTTGAGATCGTCATAGGCGGTCAATCTAAGGCCCTCGAATTCCTTGATAAGGCTTAGGCCGTTGTCACTGATTTTCATCATAGCGTTTATTTTTTGGGGGTCATGGCATTTTTTACAAATGGCATGAACATGGACATCAAAGGGTTTTCTGGTGGTTTGTTGTAGCCTTTCTTGGCCTCTTGGTAGGACATGGCCCTATCGAAGATCTTAAAGCCAAAGTACAATGGGCTGACTATTACAGCCGCAATCAGGATCAATGGGCTTATCAAGAACAAGAGGAATAACAATAGTTTACTCATATGGGAGGGTTTAGTTACTGAAGACAAAGCCTGCCGCATTGACTAGGCGTTTGATCTTGTTGAACAATATGGGGTTATGGATCAGGCTGATCTCAGAGTGCAGCCACTCGACTAGGTTCTTCTTGGGAAAATCCTCGGGATCACTGAAGATCGTATCCGATGGGAGTCCAAAACCATTATAGGGCTTGGAACCGAATTCCACATGGACCAGTTTATAGTCGTCGGCCGTCTTCAGATTGTCGATGATGTTCTCGATGGTGGGCTCGTCGGTTCCGACACCGTCCATGGCCGAAAGCAACTGTCTGGCATAGATCTCCGCCTTTTGTTGGCTGATGGTCACATTGGTGGCATCATAGGGCGTCTCTGGGTTCTTGGAATAGTCGTTGAAGGGTGAACCTCCCGATCTTCCCCTGAAATAGAAATAGATCGCAACGGCCACCACCACGAACCAATTAAGGGTAAACCCCTTCCTTGAGAGTCCACGGTAGGCCGAACGGCCAACGGCCGTGGCACCAGTATAGATGTATCTTACAGCCATAGTCTTTTTTAGGTTAAATGGTCCTCACACTTACAATTGCCCAAGGCATCACAGCCACAGCCACCGATCTTGATGGGTGCAGGCTTGATATAGGACTTGAGCGGTTCGATGCTGCTCTCCCCCAGCCTGACCTCGATCGGTCTGTCAAGGACCAGTGGCGAGGTCTTCAATGAAACACTTGCCAGTTCACTTACTGGCTTCACAATCGGTTCGGTATTGAAGGTCGGTTGTGCGATGAGTGGAACTTTCGAGAGGGACTTTGAAACGGAAAGGGACTGGGCCGTTATGGGTGACGGCAACGATACCTCTGTCACGGGCATATCCTCGAGTTCATTGACCGAGGATACCTTTTCACGTTTCTTGGTCTTCTGCCAGAACAAAAACAATAAGGCTGATAAAACAATAGTTGTCATAATGTTACCTTAAATCTGGGTTAATATCGTCTCCTTCGTCCGTAGCGTCTTCCGATGGCCTTGCCACGCCTTAGGCCCTTTACATAGGCTCTCTTGGCAACTACCCTTTTGGAGGTTCGCCTTCTGCGTCTGCGTCTGGTGGGTGCTCCACCCAACATGCGGCTTATGGCCCTAACGCCAGCATCTTTCTTTAATGCATTCATGGTATAATAGATTTGGGGTTAATCATCGTTTCTTCCCAATCGGTCCTGTACGAATTGGTCCAGCCAATCCTTGTCGGAGAGTTGGGCAGCCTTATAGGACAGAAAAATGTAGATGAGCGGCAACGCCAACAGGAACAGTGGGTTCTTGTGCAGCTTTGCGTACATCTTCTTGACTCCGTTCTCGGATTCGGTGGATGCGTTCTCGCCCCATTTTTCGACCGTATGGAAGGCTTTATTAATTTCATCTGGGTTCTCTGCGATCCAGAAAAATCGTTGGTGGTATACTTGTTTGAATACGCTTATAAGGTTCATTGGTTCCTATTTTTTAATTGATTTTTTGCTTTAGGTATATTGTGTTAATTACCATATCCCCAGAACTTTGGATAATACCGCTCCTATGATCAATGATGATGGGCTCGACTTCTTTCCCTCAGGTGAACCTGTACCAGATCCCGCCTTGGCGATAATTCTATAGGTTGGATACTTCATTGATTGTTGGAATTTTTTACCAATGGTCTTTTCATAGCCAGTCTTCCATTTGAAGACATTATCTGGAAACACCTTATATCCCGTTGAAGTCACATTGAAATTGGACCTTAGGGCAGCTACTAGGCCACTGAATTTCTGTTTGAACGGTTCATGGAAATCAACTCCCAACTGCAATGCTTTCTTGGTGCATTTTGACCAGTTGTTGGCTTTGATCTTGAACTCATAGGAAAGCTGTCCACAATGGATAAGTTGGGATAGCTCATTGATGGCAACGGTCAACTGTTCTGCGGTAACGGAACTCTGGACCTTGGCGAAGGCCTCTTGAATTACAGGTGCTATTTTTTCCTCCAGAACCTTGGTTTCTTCTGCGGGGTTGTATGTTGATCCCCAACATGACAGGTCGAAACCATTGGCGAGGATATCACCTACACCACTGAATATGCCGAGGAAATCCGACTTGGCGAATTGGTTGAAGATAATCCCTGCACCAGGGAAGACGGCATTGAGGGCCAATCCTATCCCTTGTGTAATAAGACCCTGTCCGCTATGTTTACCTGAGGAACCACTGCCAAAAATACTGGTCGCTGCTCCAATGAGGCTCTCGGTACTGGCTGAGGATGTCGAGGCAAAGGCCGTATTACTGGTCGTGGCACCTGCAAGACTTGAAAAGTCAAATTGTGGTATGGAAAAGGACATAGTAGGTTAATTTTTGACAGAGAGGACCTGTTAAGGCCCTCTCCTTAAATGATGGGGTCGGTCTAGCTGACCAATCGACGGATGTTCTCCGATGCATGGCTACTGGCAGCAGCCATTGAACGTTGGTACATCTGTGGGCTCATGACGAATTTCTGTAACAAAATGTATGCGATAACGCCATTGGCCTTGTTTCTCCTTATTTCCATTACCACGTCCTTAAGGGCGGTGGTAGACTCGAATAATGGGAGGAACTTTCCAGAAGGCACATTGTTATAGGCATTCTTTCCGATGGTGGCTGCTTCCATGACATTGATGTCGGCCTGCAATAGGTCTGACTGCAATTGGCAATCCACTAAATCAAAGAGTTTGCTGTCTGTACCATCCCAGTTGGGCTGTACATAGATGGCACTAACCACATTGCCTGCGATGTTGTACTTTTTCTTGTACTCGTCGTCCATGGCAATACGCTCGATCACGGTGATACCGTTCTGTTTGGCAACTGCCTTTCTTGTAGAGACCACCATTGAGGACGAATTCAGGTCGATACTGTGGCCGATGGAGGCTCCT belongs to Aegicerativicinus sediminis and includes:
- a CDS encoding TlpA disulfide reductase family protein; protein product: MKNKYYTIILLGLINLISCKQSKSNEKGFRLKGTINGSNTEYLVLVYQDTSNAYVVDTIPVVDNSFTTKGSLINPQLVTVMSNLTGRYMEDPNRLLFFLDPGEIELDLKEGDFPNAKIVGSDSQLEKIQLDNMVNPYYDEIHIIRNKRQPLIEKNNLNPSDSLKTEIEQLNKQWEKRLDQIKNTWLKYAIDHPHSYLSGYTVDFYRKTLSKDSLSNLYSTLDQTIKESSYGLQIKEQLDLHIVNSGDVAPSFSYEDIEGNPINLEQFKGKMVLLDFGASWCVPCKKEIPEVKRIFDDYHSKGLEIISVSFDKDKTSWKEQVKNENLDWHHIYEGMENVGIKGSISKSYYVQPIPAYILIDEKGIIIDRYRGADKKDKNLNDLEDKLNSLLNPE
- the xerA gene encoding site-specific tyrosine recombinase/integron integrase, with protein sequence MAFNNHISLSHILINGQKHIGLKFRYDRRVQALVNSLPDVACNEDLGMFHLPNNKSNLDIIFRTFKGIAWVDGNMFFGQSRSRGLDDPLDLSWHEARSDRRQRSCPKEFKDKLRLKKYSNNTARSYINCFERFINHFPDREIDDLDERDVRSYIDHMIAEQQSDSYINLAINSIKFYYETVQDMPYRFYAIERPRKRKRLPKVLSRGEVLQIIDCTNNLKHRCIVSLLYSSGLRRSELLNLEIIDIESKRMLVHIRDAKGNKDRYTILSEKVLNDLRDYYRQWKPKKYLFEGPNNQRYSPNSVQKIVSRAANKAGILIHVTPHMLRHSFATHLLESGTDLRYIQMLLGHSSSKTTEIYTHVATSSFEMIRNPLDL
- a CDS encoding lysozyme; this translates as MMKISDNGLSLIKEFEGLRLTAYDDLNPNKDLQKGDHIIGKLTIGYGHTRDVYVGQKITKSTAEAYLRQDMEFAEVTVRSAVTAPITQNMFDALVSLVYNIGSHNFADKKYGSNPYYGSTLLHKLNKLDYNGAAERFEDFVRSGGNVLAGLVRRRKAEKVLFESHMFIQSYQDPKTGGSVSITDGLQNEDVVIVEKKKDSLSWLLLLLALGVWKLT